The genomic window TTCAGACTTCCATAAATTGCATTGTCCATGATCCTCTGAATATCCGCTTTGGATAATCCAGAATGTAGAAACTCCGCCGGTATGCCTTTGTCCTTGAGTGCAGAAACTTGATCCTGCATCAAAGCAATCAATGGTGAAACCACTAGGCAAAAGCCTTCTTTCATTAAAGCTGGAACCTGGTAACATATTGATTTGCCACCTCCTGTTGGCAGCAATGCCAATACGTCTTTACCCGCTAATATAGCAGATATGATTTCTTCTTGAAAAGGTCTGAAAGCCTCATAGGTCCAATATTGCTTTAGGTACTTTCGCGCATCTGGAACCATAAGTATTTACTTGACGGAAGGACAATTGATGCCTCTCTTTCTAAACCTGATTTTCTTTTGTCTAAAGTCTGCTCCAAAGTGCCATGACGCTGTCAGCATCAGACTATGAAACCAGTCCTTGTCTATTTCATTGGCTCTTTGGGAACCGTTCGGGATCATGTACTTATTGGCAATTTCGGCAGCTATATCTCCTCTTGCATTCTTGATAATATCATAACCAATGTAGTTACCACTCACATCATCGAGAAAATCAGTTCTGGTCTTCCTAGTGATATATTCCACAGTTAGCGCCAAATTAGAATTCAGGAAGTATCTAACACCCATACCCATAGTCAAAGCAAAAGCGGAAAGGTCATACAAATCCTTGTACCCGGGTAGTCCTTGCCCCTCTGTCCCCAGATCTCTCAGCTCCACAACTTGACCATTGTATTTTCTTTTGGGATTAAAGTTAAAATAGCTGGCACCCAATGTCAGGTAAAAGTTCATCACACGCGGTTCTTCATAAAACAAACCCATAATATTGGCCTGACCCAAAAGCGACACCTCATTGATAGCACTATAAAAGCTCGCATTCCTGAGCCTGTACCAGTCCTGCTTTCCATAAGAGTCATCACCTTTTACAGATAACCTCATATACTGCAGCTTAAATGCAATAGCATTTGAAAAATCATATCTGAGATGAATGCCTCCGGCTAAACCGGTCTGTTTTATAGCAGCAATAGCATTAGGGGTCAAGTCACCACTATAATTTGATCCTCCCAAACTGATGCCTACATCAATGCTTTGAGCTGCAGCAAAGAATACCAAAGATTGTAAAAACAAAAAGACGAAAAATCTCATTTGAGCGTTTAGACGGGGTAAAAATGAATATGGGTCAAAATATTTTTACTGAATTGCAGCAAATAAAAAACTTATTTTTGCCACAAGTTCGATGGAATTAGACTATCGTCATAATTTTGAAAGACTTATTAATAAAAGAAAAATATAATTTGTTTAATCACTCTTCTCAATTTCAGCTTATTATATGAAAAATATAATCACTTTTATTCTCTTTTTCGCGATTTTTTCTTCTATGAATGCACAGTCAAGCCTACCTAAAAATTGGTATCAACTTGACAAAGACAAAGATTCTTTCCAAGGAATTAGTTCAGAAAAAGCGCTCCAAGAACTTCTGAAAGGACGACCAAGCAAAACTGTCGTTGTGGGAATTTTAGATTCCGGTGTAGATGATAAACATGAAGACCTCAAAAATGTAATGTGGACCAATCCTAAAGAAATTGCCGGCAACTTAAAAGATGATGACAAGAATGGATTCATAGATGATGTCCATGGATGGAATTTTCTTGGAAATAAAAACGGTGAAAATATTGGTCCTGACACGTACGAGTCAACACGAATATATGCAAAGCTTAAGTACAAGTATGAAACTGCTGATCCTGCAAAGCTCACTTCTGAACAGAAAAAAGAATACGAACTATTTAAACAAACAGAAAAAGAAGTAAAATCCAGAAGAGCTACTGCTGAAAGCAATGTAAAAGGAATCAATGAATCAAAAGATATGGTTTACAAAGCTATTGAATCCGTGGAAACAGCACTTGGAGGTAAAGCTTTGTCAGCTGAAAATTTAAATGCCCTCGGTGAACCAGACTCTAAATCCTTGTCCGTTGGCATCTCCATAGCACAAGAGTTCGTCTCCTCAAATCCTGACATCAAAACAATGGATGACTTAAGAAAAGCCTTAGATGTTGAATTTGAAGAAGGCAGCAAACACTTCCAAAATGAGCTAGATTTTGCTTTTAACCCGGATTATGACTCCCGTAAAATCATCGGGGACAATCCAAATGATCCATACGAAAACAAATATGGCAACTCAGACGTCAAAGGCCCTGATGCTACTCACGGTACGCATGTGGCAGGACTGATTGCAGCATCCAGAGGAAATAGTCTCGGCATGGATGGCATAGCCGATAATGTGAGAATCATGTCAGTACGATGCGT from Saprospiraceae bacterium includes these protein-coding regions:
- a CDS encoding S8 family peptidase, whose translation is MKNIITFILFFAIFSSMNAQSSLPKNWYQLDKDKDSFQGISSEKALQELLKGRPSKTVVVGILDSGVDDKHEDLKNVMWTNPKEIAGNLKDDDKNGFIDDVHGWNFLGNKNGENIGPDTYESTRIYAKLKYKYETADPAKLTSEQKKEYELFKQTEKEVKSRRATAESNVKGINESKDMVYKAIESVETALGGKALSAENLNALGEPDSKSLSVGISIAQEFVSSNPDIKTMDDLRKALDVEFEEGSKHFQNELDFAFNPDYDSRKIIGDNPNDPYENKYGNSDVKGPDATHGTHVAGLIAASRGNSLGMDGIADNVRIMSVRCVPDGDEHDKDVANAIRYAVDNGASIINMSFGKGYSPLKGVVDEAVKYAEKHDVLLVHAAGNSAQDNDKLSNFPNKKFAKKSWFKSNKAKNWLEIGASSYEQSPNMLADFSNYGKNSVDIFSPGVAIYSTVPGNAYRNLQGTSMASPIAAGVATLIRSYFPELTAKQVREIILKSVVPIASEQKVPGMDEEKKMSQLCVTGGMINAYKAIQLAQQTKGKKKISKSSKSEMTAPGEYRANPKA
- a CDS encoding outer membrane beta-barrel protein, yielding MRFFVFLFLQSLVFFAAAQSIDVGISLGGSNYSGDLTPNAIAAIKQTGLAGGIHLRYDFSNAIAFKLQYMRLSVKGDDSYGKQDWYRLRNASFYSAINEVSLLGQANIMGLFYEEPRVMNFYLTLGASYFNFNPKRKYNGQVVELRDLGTEGQGLPGYKDLYDLSAFALTMGMGVRYFLNSNLALTVEYITRKTRTDFLDDVSGNYIGYDIIKNARGDIAAEIANKYMIPNGSQRANEIDKDWFHSLMLTASWHFGADFRQKKIRFRKRGINCPSVK